The Microbacterium sp. KUDC0406 genome includes a window with the following:
- a CDS encoding serine hydrolase domain-containing protein: MQHRSSRRVRAVVGAAAALALILTGCSAGEATFSYTPPKQVDGHLPDETVDQLQVAVQEAMKSAGASGAIVGVWVPWSGTWVDAIGTQGAGSDAKVTTDMSFRVADVTRLMTCDVLYGMADAGDIDLDAPVPKYVSGVADLKDVTLLDLCNGTAGIGSSEGAAKGFWLNTPERQWQPLQLASYGLGQARTEPHTTFRDSDAAYLLLGLALERASGLDASALIKQYVTDPLELANTRLPSSTAAEPAPSPALTGSVLPAVKGGYDCTAPIDITKMSSSTGFTDSGVTSTISDLGRYAQAEARQALRGEKADKKRFDAPLKVSADGASWFQATGGGYIVGSMVGQHGWTPGYATAAYSDPATGFTVAVTLNNSTSGSQIARDLAWELAAIGSKAPRRRGRRRPSSGCRSPRSSTRPRSQGRPWSASRRRRSDAPSAASLV, encoded by the coding sequence ATGCAGCATCGTTCGTCGCGCCGCGTGCGCGCCGTCGTCGGCGCAGCCGCGGCACTCGCTCTGATTCTCACGGGATGCTCGGCGGGTGAGGCGACGTTCAGCTACACGCCTCCGAAGCAGGTCGACGGCCACCTGCCCGACGAGACCGTCGACCAGTTGCAGGTCGCGGTGCAGGAGGCGATGAAGTCCGCCGGAGCATCGGGTGCGATCGTCGGGGTGTGGGTGCCGTGGAGCGGCACCTGGGTGGACGCCATCGGCACGCAGGGTGCCGGCAGCGATGCCAAGGTGACCACCGACATGTCGTTCCGCGTCGCCGACGTCACCCGGCTGATGACCTGCGACGTGCTCTACGGCATGGCCGACGCCGGCGACATCGATCTGGATGCGCCCGTGCCGAAGTACGTCTCCGGCGTCGCCGATCTCAAGGACGTCACGCTGCTCGACCTGTGCAACGGCACGGCGGGGATCGGGTCGTCCGAGGGGGCCGCCAAGGGCTTCTGGCTGAACACTCCCGAGCGGCAGTGGCAGCCGCTGCAGCTGGCGAGCTACGGGCTGGGTCAGGCCCGCACCGAGCCGCACACGACGTTCCGAGACTCGGATGCCGCATATCTGCTGCTCGGACTCGCGCTGGAGCGTGCGTCCGGCCTGGACGCCTCCGCGCTGATCAAGCAGTACGTGACCGACCCGCTCGAGCTGGCGAACACCCGTCTGCCCTCGTCCACCGCGGCGGAGCCCGCACCGTCGCCGGCGCTGACCGGCAGCGTGCTTCCCGCGGTCAAGGGCGGATACGACTGCACTGCACCGATCGACATCACGAAGATGTCGTCGAGCACCGGGTTCACCGATTCCGGTGTGACGTCGACCATCTCCGATCTCGGCCGGTATGCGCAGGCCGAGGCCCGTCAGGCTCTGCGCGGCGAGAAGGCCGACAAGAAGCGCTTCGACGCTCCGCTCAAGGTGAGCGCGGACGGTGCGTCCTGGTTCCAGGCCACAGGCGGCGGATACATCGTCGGGTCGATGGTCGGCCAGCACGGCTGGACGCCCGGCTACGCCACCGCGGCGTACTCCGATCCGGCGACCGGGTTCACGGTGGCCGTGACGCTGAACAACTCGACGTCGGGCAGTCAGATCGCCAGGGATCTGGCGTGGGAACTGGCGGCGATCGGCTCGAAGGCCCCGCGGCGAAGGGGCAGACGGCGCCCGAGTTCGGGCTGCCGTTCACCGCGGAGCAGTACAAGACCGAGATCGCAGGGTCGGCCCTGGTCTGCGTCGCGCCGTCGAAGGAGTGACGCTCCCTCTGCGGCGTCCCTCGTGTGA
- a CDS encoding EamA family transporter, which produces MRGGRGFAVGLVGIGLICQEVGASIAVLLFPQVGPLGMVMLRLVFSALILLLVARPRLRGHPASAWRSALLLGGALAIMNGLFYLALRVLPLGITVTIEVLGPLALSVVTAKARSAWTWAALALAGVLALGGGGWDRLTVTGVLFALGAAASWAGYILASARVGREFERFDGLALAMAFGALLSLPFGIADAGDALLRPELIALGAAVAVLSSTIPYAFELVALRRLAPAVFGVLMSLGPAIACTAGFVLLGQRLSPLEIGGVALVIAASAGAVWAGRGRPPIPLDEPVA; this is translated from the coding sequence TTGAGGGGCGGCCGCGGCTTCGCGGTCGGCCTGGTCGGCATCGGGCTGATCTGCCAGGAGGTCGGCGCGTCGATCGCCGTGCTGCTGTTTCCGCAGGTGGGACCGCTCGGCATGGTGATGCTGCGCCTGGTCTTCTCCGCCCTGATCCTGCTGCTGGTCGCCCGGCCGCGGCTGCGCGGCCACCCGGCATCCGCCTGGCGATCCGCGCTGCTGCTGGGCGGAGCGCTGGCGATCATGAACGGGCTGTTCTACCTCGCTCTGCGCGTGCTGCCGCTGGGCATCACCGTGACCATCGAGGTGCTCGGCCCGCTCGCGCTCTCGGTGGTGACGGCGAAGGCGCGGTCGGCGTGGACGTGGGCGGCGTTGGCGCTGGCCGGTGTGCTGGCGCTCGGCGGCGGTGGCTGGGACCGGCTGACCGTGACCGGGGTGCTGTTCGCGCTGGGCGCGGCGGCGAGCTGGGCCGGCTACATCCTTGCCTCGGCGCGGGTGGGACGGGAGTTCGAACGGTTCGACGGGCTGGCGCTGGCGATGGCGTTCGGTGCGCTGCTGTCTCTGCCGTTCGGGATCGCAGACGCCGGCGACGCGCTGCTGCGACCTGAGCTGATCGCCCTCGGCGCCGCTGTGGCGGTGCTGTCGTCGACGATTCCGTACGCCTTCGAGTTGGTCGCGCTGCGACGGCTGGCGCCCGCCGTGTTCGGGGTGCTGATGAGCCTGGGGCCGGCGATCGCGTGCACCGCCGGATTCGTGCTGCTGGGACAGCGGCTGTCGCCCCTGGAGATCGGCGGCGTGGCCCTGGTCATCGCAGCCAGCGCGGGGGCGGTGTGGGCCGGTCGTGGACGCCCGCCGATCCCGCTCGACGAACCGGTCGCGTAG
- a CDS encoding YeiH family protein codes for MLFSPPQTLPQRLTRRGVEVLPGVLVTAAIALVATGIGALVPVLGSAVPAIVVGVLLSLLRGRALPGGVDARIRPGIAYSSKFLLQLAVVLLGVQLSIGSILQVGLESLPIMLTTLGVCLLGAWWIGRAMRVESRLRTLIGVGTGICGASAIAAVSPVIGAASAEIAYAVSTIFLFNILAVILFPLLGHALNLDPHTFGLLAGTAINDTSSVVAAASVFSTAALGFAVVVKLVRTLMIIPISIGLSVMEARKDAGGARLTARRIVTLVPWFLIGFVVVAVVNSTGVIPAGPRDVLVQASVFLIAMALAGIGLSTDIPALRSAGWRPLALGAILWVLVTLTSLATIAVTGSLGW; via the coding sequence ATGCTGTTCTCGCCGCCGCAGACCCTCCCGCAACGCCTCACCCGGCGCGGCGTCGAGGTGCTCCCCGGGGTCCTCGTCACCGCCGCCATCGCCCTCGTCGCGACGGGTATCGGCGCCCTCGTCCCGGTGCTCGGCTCCGCCGTCCCGGCGATCGTCGTCGGGGTGCTGCTCTCGCTGCTGCGGGGCCGCGCGCTGCCAGGCGGGGTGGATGCCCGCATCCGCCCCGGCATCGCGTACTCCAGCAAGTTCCTGCTGCAGCTGGCCGTCGTGCTGCTGGGCGTGCAGCTCTCGATCGGCAGCATCCTGCAGGTCGGTCTCGAGTCCCTGCCCATCATGCTCACGACCCTGGGTGTGTGCCTGCTCGGTGCCTGGTGGATCGGCAGGGCGATGCGGGTGGAGAGCCGGCTGCGCACCCTCATCGGCGTGGGCACCGGCATCTGCGGAGCATCCGCCATCGCCGCGGTCTCGCCCGTGATCGGCGCAGCCAGCGCCGAGATCGCCTACGCCGTCTCGACGATCTTCCTGTTCAACATCCTCGCCGTGATCCTGTTCCCGCTGCTCGGGCACGCGCTGAACCTCGACCCGCACACCTTCGGGCTGCTGGCCGGCACCGCGATCAACGACACCAGCTCGGTGGTCGCCGCGGCGAGTGTGTTCAGCACGGCGGCGCTCGGCTTCGCCGTCGTCGTCAAGCTCGTGCGCACCCTGATGATCATCCCGATCAGCATCGGCCTGTCGGTCATGGAGGCGCGGAAGGATGCCGGCGGCGCGCGCCTGACCGCACGCCGCATCGTGACCCTCGTGCCATGGTTCCTGATCGGCTTCGTCGTCGTGGCGGTGGTGAACTCGACGGGTGTCATCCCGGCCGGCCCGCGGGACGTGCTCGTGCAGGCGAGCGTGTTCCTCATCGCGATGGCCCTCGCAGGCATCGGTCTGTCGACCGACATCCCCGCCCTGCGCAGCGCCGGCTGGCGTCCGCTGGCCCTCGGCGCGATCCTCTGGGTGCTGGTGACCCTGACATCGCTCGCGACCATCGCGGTGACAGGGTCCCTGGGGTGGTGA
- a CDS encoding LysR family transcriptional regulator produces MQDVPDLDALELLDSAVRHGSISAAARECGVSQQSASARLRGIERMLGMELFLRTPQGVVPTAEGETVASWAADVLAAAERFRAGAETLRDERRRELTVAASQTVAAHMVPQWLVALRDRQVRSGRVPTAVRLLTANSVEVEQLVRSGRAELGVIESSAIPQGLSHTTLGIDELVLVVAPGHPWATRRVLLDDVAATPLVARESGSGTRQAWEYEVRTRLYRDPVEPIAVLSTTAAVRSAVAEGLAPAVLSRRAVADDIGLGRLVEVAVADAPLTRPITALWRGGARDLSPTSRDLIEVAVGRGEA; encoded by the coding sequence ATGCAGGACGTTCCCGATCTCGATGCGCTCGAGCTGCTGGACTCCGCGGTGCGCCACGGATCGATCTCGGCGGCCGCCAGGGAGTGCGGGGTGTCGCAGCAGTCGGCGTCGGCGCGGCTGCGGGGCATCGAGCGGATGCTCGGCATGGAGCTGTTCCTGCGCACACCGCAGGGCGTCGTCCCCACGGCGGAGGGCGAGACCGTCGCCTCGTGGGCGGCGGACGTGCTCGCCGCGGCGGAGCGGTTCCGTGCCGGGGCTGAGACACTGCGCGACGAACGCCGCCGTGAGCTCACTGTCGCCGCCAGCCAGACCGTCGCCGCGCACATGGTGCCGCAGTGGCTCGTCGCGCTGCGCGATCGGCAGGTCCGGTCGGGCCGGGTGCCGACGGCCGTGCGCCTGCTCACCGCGAACAGCGTCGAGGTGGAGCAGCTGGTGCGATCGGGACGGGCCGAGCTGGGGGTCATCGAATCCTCGGCGATCCCGCAGGGGCTGTCGCACACCACGCTCGGGATCGACGAACTCGTGCTGGTCGTGGCACCGGGGCATCCCTGGGCGACGCGACGGGTGCTGCTCGATGACGTCGCGGCGACCCCGCTCGTCGCACGCGAGTCCGGCAGCGGCACGAGGCAGGCGTGGGAGTACGAGGTCCGCACGCGGCTGTACCGCGATCCGGTGGAGCCGATCGCGGTGCTGTCCACGACGGCTGCCGTGCGCTCGGCTGTGGCCGAGGGCCTCGCGCCGGCGGTGCTGTCGCGGCGTGCGGTGGCCGACGACATCGGCCTCGGCCGGCTGGTCGAGGTCGCCGTGGCGGATGCGCCGCTGACACGGCCGATCACGGCGCTGTGGCGCGGCGGCGCCCGGGATCTGTCGCCGACCAGCCGCGACCTGATCGAGGTTGCGGTGGGTCGGGGAGAGGCGTGA
- a CDS encoding sirohydrochlorin chelatase yields the protein MRTPALLAVSHGTSDAQGAADVRALVAAVRAAAPGLDVHEAFVDVQDPDAAAALAAIDGPVVVVPLLLSSGFHVFHDLHGIVAGRADAVVADPLGPDPRLAEVLARRLPSGDEVVIAVAGSRDDRSAVDAEGMADQLAARLGRPVRIGYLAAREPELGALLADHPHAVVSTYLLAHGYFNDLTRKRSEGHPVSKPLLDGPGVPTELVELVLERFSAAAAQLVRAHE from the coding sequence ATGCGCACACCCGCACTGCTCGCCGTCTCGCACGGCACCTCTGACGCGCAGGGAGCCGCAGACGTGCGCGCGCTGGTCGCCGCGGTGCGCGCCGCCGCCCCCGGCCTCGACGTGCACGAGGCATTCGTCGACGTGCAGGATCCGGATGCCGCGGCCGCGCTCGCCGCGATCGACGGTCCGGTGGTCGTCGTGCCGCTGCTGCTGTCGAGCGGCTTCCACGTGTTCCACGACCTGCACGGGATCGTCGCCGGCAGAGCGGATGCCGTGGTCGCCGATCCACTCGGTCCGGATCCGCGTCTCGCCGAGGTGCTGGCCCGTCGTCTGCCGTCGGGCGACGAGGTCGTGATCGCGGTGGCCGGCTCACGCGACGACCGCTCCGCCGTCGATGCGGAGGGCATGGCGGATCAGCTCGCAGCGAGGCTCGGGCGCCCGGTGCGGATCGGCTACCTCGCGGCGCGCGAGCCCGAACTGGGAGCGCTGCTCGCCGACCATCCCCATGCGGTGGTGTCGACCTACCTGCTCGCGCACGGATACTTCAACGACCTCACCCGGAAGCGCTCGGAGGGACATCCGGTGTCGAAGCCGCTGCTGGACGGTCCCGGGGTGCCGACCGAGCTCGTCGAGCTGGTGCTGGAGCGCTTCAGTGCGGCCGCCGCACAGCTTGTCCGCGCGCACGAATAG